A single genomic interval of Hevea brasiliensis isolate MT/VB/25A 57/8 chromosome 4, ASM3005281v1, whole genome shotgun sequence harbors:
- the LOC110632843 gene encoding protein BIG GRAIN 1-like C, with protein sequence MYRKERSSREMENTFTQRKRTPSFSSSLLDAIYRSIDEPNGGVEKVFSQYRETTVIKKQSTTNSVSMARRDGFLEEDKELSNLRRAIMIETWMEKQSTRRSMHFNSTCTSSDSSSGAGGSGGVFSSSEAESSVKENSTRGSSLTPQRNKPLPEKQQKPKCEGGFTKTKLRAQKIYGELKKAKQPISPGGRIASFLNSIFRSGSAKKVQMCSIGAMDDVSCQRKSKSACSSVTSFSSSCLSKTPPSRGKQSNGNKRSVRFYPVSVIVDEDSRPCGHKCIYEDDPGLMPMPVPQKISKSSSLKEDVAKGGNYIRNYKKKSVSELDFRGFHSYIEDSDEDEDDESCSSSDLFELDHLIGIGRYIEELPVYETTSLKTNQAIANGFIL encoded by the coding sequence ATGTATAGGAAGGAGAGGTCTTCCAGGGAAATGGAAAACACATTTACTCAAAGGAAGAGAACCCcatctttctcttcttctcttcttgaTGCCATTTACCGTTCTATTGATGAACCCAATGGTGGTGTAGAGAAAGTTTTCAGTCAATATAGAGAAACTACTGTGATAAAGAAACAGAGCACTACCAACTCTGTTTCTATGGCTCGGCGTGATGGGTTTCTTGAAGAAGATAAAGAATTATCTAATCTTCGACGAGCTATCATGATTGAAACCTGGATGGAGAAGCAAAGCACTCGTCGTTCTATGCATTTTAATTCTACTTGCACTTCTTCAGATTCTAGCTCTGGAGCAGGTGGAAGTGGTGGAGTCTTCTCGTCCTCTGAAGCTGAATCTAGTGTCAAGGAAAATTCAACAAGAGGATCGAGTTTAACCCCACAAAGAAACAAGCCTCTTCCAGAAAAGCAACAGAAGCCCAAGTGTGAAGGAGGATTTACCAAGACAAAGCTACGAGCACAGAAAATCTATGGCGAATTAAAGAAAGCAAAGCAACCAATTTCACCAGGAGGTCGCATTGCCAGCTTTCTCAATTCTATTTTCCGTTCAGGGAGTGCCAAGAAAGTGCAAATGTGTTCCATTGGTGCCATGGACGATGTGAGTTGCCAGCGTAAATCAAAATCTGCATGTTCTTCAGTTACATCCTTTTCAAGTTCTTGTTTGAGCAAAACGCCTCCTTCAAGAGGGAAACAGAGCAATGGGAATAAACGGTCAGTTAGATTCTATCCTGTTAGTGTCATTGTTGATGAGGATTCTAGACCTTGTGGTCATAAATGTATCTATGAAGATGATCCTGGGTTGATGCCAATGCCTGTGCCTCAAAAAATTTCAAAGAGTTCTTCACTAAAGGAAGATGTTGCTAAAGGAGGAAATTACATCAGGAATTATAAGAAGAAGAGTGTCAGTGAATTAGATTTCAGGGGTTTTCACAGTTATATTGAAGATAGcgatgaagatgaagatgatgagaGTTGCTCAAGCTCTGATCTTTTCGAGCTAGATCATCTTATTGGGATTGGAAGGTACATAGAGGAGCTACCAGTTTATGAAACTACTAGTTTGAAAACAAATCAGGCCATTGCTAATGGCTTCATCCTGTAG